One genomic window of Nicotiana sylvestris chromosome 10, ASM39365v2, whole genome shotgun sequence includes the following:
- the LOC104218362 gene encoding transcription factor bHLH84-like, which produces MESVGAFFDEECQSLGRMFFTENSDFMFQLHCDNPSDLTWHDEEANKNVTDNTNTQGSFFSPPSRSHNGNLEYFCQENSNDSRGSDGMFFLNNASHEYLQQYNGVTNLFQVTNNHTDESPDFYMMGHNNLENSSVNPSFQDDDFMKEMVSLKEDIGKQMLLKRKFHEVELQSGAEDQKLEDTKNPKKKSRGSREGPTNKKSVQPKVRKNIQINNEEVGDQQEINNAAKCKSGQSTSSCSSEEDSNACQELNTNSDTKSNLNSKTRASRGTATDPQSLYARRRREKINERLKILQNLVPNGTKVDISTMLEEAVQYVKFLQLQIKLLSSDDMWMYAPIAYNGMEMDLSHT; this is translated from the exons atggAGTCTGTGGGAGCTTTCTTTGATGAAGAATGTCAATCTTTAGGCAGAATGTTCTTTACTGAAAATTCAGATTTCATGTTTCAATTGCATTGTGATAATCCATCAGACTTAACTTGGCATGATGAAGAAGCTAACAAGAATGTGACTGACAATACTAATACTCAAGGGAGTTTTTTCTCTCCTCCTTCTCGTAGTCATAATGGCAACTTAGAGTATTTTTGTCAAGAAAATAGCAATGACAGCAGAGGAAGTGATGGTATGTTTTTTCTCAACAATGCAAGTCATGAGTATCTGCAACAGTATAATGGTGTTACTAACCTCTTTCAAGTAACAAACAACCACACTGATGAGTCCCCTGATTTTTACATGATGGGCCACAATAATCTTGAAAATTCATCGGTTAATCCATCGTTTCAAGACGACGATTTCATGAAGGAAATGGTCAGCTTAAAAGAAGATATAGGTAAGCAAATGCTGCTAAAGAGGAAGTTTCATGAAGTAGAACTTCAATCGGGAGCAGAGGATCAGAAATTGGAGGACACTAAAAATCCCAAGAAGAAATCGCGGGGGTCAAGAGAG GGACCAACAAATAAGAAGAGTGTCCAGCCAAAAGTAAGAAAAAACATCCAAATTAACAATGAAGAAGTAGGAGATCAGCAAGAGATTAATAATGCAGCAAAGTGTAAGAGTGGACAGAGCACAAGTAGTTGTAGCTCTGAGGAAGATTCCAATGCTTGTCAGGAATTAAACACAAATTCTGACACTAAAAGCAACTTGAATAGTAAAACAAGGGCCAGCAGAGGAACTGCAACAGATCCCCAGAGCCTTTATGCAAGG agaagaagagagaaaatcAATGAAAGATTGAAGATCTTGCAGAATCTTGTCCCCAATGGCACAAAG GTTGACATAAGCACAATGCTTGAAGAAGCCGTCCAATATGTGAAGTTTCTGCAGCTACAAATTAAG TTACTGAGCTCGGATGATATGTGGATGTATGCTCCAATTGCTTATAATGGGATGGAGATGGACCTCTCGCATACCTAA
- the LOC104218360 gene encoding uncharacterized protein codes for MGRKSSQRKNAVMLDSDDADSASSLSISRSDMIVSGVEVVQIDKETLLDQCVDALYEKRGSTRENALASIIEAFNSDIQHEFVEKKFATLLQQCLNSIKRGSSKEIALASHFLGILALTVGPGDKAHEMLEESASPITEALKSRSETSKISSLLECLAIITFVGGEEAEETDKSMQLMWQVIHPKNGPNVATAKPSPPMITSMVSAWSFLLATIDGRALNPKSWQGSISYFSTLLDKDDRAVRIAAGEALALVFEVGNLEKFSVEDKGSSDSSTDEANKSKNILHIQGLRAKVLNQMRSLSVEAGGKGSAKKDLNSQRNTFRDILEFLEDGYNPESSMKIGGESLTTSTWRQLIQLNFLKHFLGGGFVKHMQENEFLHDVFGFTPKRKLLSGVEHRVSGTEKRLYKSPNSVANKARTQFQNKQRMLSQDKNVRCYYTAGDEA; via the exons ATGGGAAGAA AGAGTTCGCAAAGGAAGAATGCTGTGATGTTGGATAGTGATGACGCTGATAGCGCGAGTTCATTGTCAATTTCTCGGTCAGATATGATAGTGTCAGGTGTAGAGGTGGTTCAAATTGACAAGGAGACTTTGCTTGATCAATGTGTCGATGCCCTTTATGAGAAAAG GGGATCAACGAGAGAGAACGCTCTTGCGTCTATTATAGAAGCCTTCAATAGTGACATACAGCATGAGTTTGTTGAAAAGAA GTTTGCCACTTTGTTGCAACAATGTCTGAATTCCATTAAACGGGGATCCTCCAAGGAGATAGCTTTGGCATCTCATTTTCTTG GAATTTTGGCTTTAACTGTTGGCCCTGGGGACAAAGCACATGAAATGTTGGAAGAATCAGCGTCTCCTATTACGGAGGCTCTTAAATCTCGTTCTGAGACATCTAAGATATCTTCG CTACTGGAGTGTTTGGCCATTATCACTTTTGTTGGAGGTGAAGAGGCAGAGGAAACAGACAAGTCAATGCAATTGATGTGGCAGGTCATTCATCCAAAAAATGGTCCTAAT GTAGCTACTGCTAAACCTTCACCACCAATGATAACATCAATGGTATCTGCGTGGTCTTTCCTCCTTGCTACCATTGATGGACGGGCACTAAACCCAAAAAGCTGGCAAGG GTCAATCTCTTACTTTTCAACTCTGCTGGACAAGGACGACAGAGCTGTACGCATTGCAGCTGGCGAAGCACTTGCTTTAGTTTTTGAAGTCGGGAATCTTGAGAAGTTCTCTGTTGAAGATAAAGGATCTAGTGACAGCTCCACAGATGAAGCAAACAAATCTAAGAATATTTTGCATATCCAAGGATTAAGAGCGAAGGTCCTGAACCAGATGAGAAGCCTTTCAGTAGAGGCAGGAGGCAAAGGATCAGCCAAGAAGGACCTCAACAGCCAAAGAAACACATTTCGAGATATCTTGGAATTCCTTGAG GATGGTTACAATCCAGAGAGCTCAATGAAGATTGGTGGGGAGTCACTTACCACAAGTACCTGGCGTCAACTGATACAG ttaaacttTCTAAAGCACTTCCTTGGAGGAGGTTTTGTGAAGCACATGCAG GAAAATGAATTTCTTCATGATGTCTTTGGTTTCACACCGAAGAGAAAATTGCTTTCGGGTGTTGAGCATCGTGTATCTGGAACAGAAAAG AGGCTGTACAAGTCACCAAACTCAGTCGCTAACAAGGCTAGAACTCAATTTCAAAACAAGCAAAGGATGTTATCTCAG GATAAGAATGTGAGGTGCTACTACACGGCTGGTGATGAGGCCTGA
- the LOC138879464 gene encoding uncharacterized protein: protein MIVGFTKAIKAYNPTHAELLALHAGVKPANDKELAPLEIETDSTDIIQLLEHNSFPAYTNTIIECKCLLKKLGNLVVRHNFHEGNKVAHFLSKLGSKQQPTSTINIFNSPPDPVKRTIQEDKNATSTTRLLSSSIFNKLAMFGNLSVIPIISTNDVMPL, encoded by the coding sequence ATGATAGTAGGATTTACTAAAGCAATCAAAGCTTACAACCCTACGCATGCAGAGTTACTAGCACTTCATGCAGGGGTAAAGCCTGCAAATGACAAAGAGTTAGCTCCCCTGGAGATTGAAACTGATTCGACGGATATAATCCAACTACTTGAGCACAATAGTTTCCCTGCCTACACTAACACTATCATTGAATGCAAGTGCTTGTTGAAGAAATTGGGGAATCTAGTGGTCCGACATAATTTCCACGAAGGAAACAAGGTGGCACACTTTTTGAGTAAATTGGGCTCCAAACAACAACCTACCTCTACTATAAATATTTTCAACTCCCCACCAGACCCGGTCAAGAGGACGATCCAAGAAGACAAAAATGCAACATCTACTACTAGGCTCTTATCAAGTTCCATATTTAACAAACTAGCAATGTTTGGAAACCTAAGCGTTATTCCTATTATTAGTACTAATGATGTAATGCCACTGTAG